The genome window TAAACAACTAAAAGTTCCTTTTTTCTATGTAGCTGGAAACAATGATCTTCGTAATAGTAAAATGGAAGCTCATTGGATTAAACAATTTGGATCTACATATTATCATTTTAAACATAAGACTGCTTTATTCATTGTTTTGAACTCTGAAGACAAACCAGGAAGTGAATATGGAGAAATAAGTGAACATCAAATGAATTGGCTTAAAACGACCTTAAAAGAGAATGCTTCTGCAAGTTGGACTTTCATTTTTCTTCATCGACCAATGTGGCTTTATGAAAACAATAAGGATTGGAAAAAAATAGAAGAACTAACTAAGAATAGAGCATTAACCGTTTTTGCTGGTCATCATCACACTTATTCCAAAGCTACAGCAAATGGTCACAACTATTATGGATTAGCAACAACTGGCGGAGCGAGTACACTAGAATTTGAAAAAGGCCAATTTGATCATATTTCTTGGGTCTCTGTTAGTGATAGTATTCCACAGATTAGCAATATATTATTGAATGGAATATGGGGAGATAATCCTTCTAGTATTGAAAAAAAATAGACAATATAAGCAGTGCACAACACCGTATATAATTTATTGCTTGTTCTAGCTTACTTACGAAAATTCCGCTGGAATTTTCTATCTGTGATTTGTTTACTAAATTAGTTGCTTCAACACGCAACAAACCATATACCAAACGTTCTACGCAATTTGAACAGACTAACCGAAGTAAGTAATTCACTCAATGAAAAGGACTATTTACTAAATGATGCTTTAACCCAAAATTAAAATGAATTAGTTTAGAATTTAACTAATCAGAAAAAATGAATTTTTACAAATCTTTACTAACCATATTCTGT of Nonlabens sp. Ci31 contains these proteins:
- a CDS encoding metallophosphoesterase family protein gives rise to the protein MNNILKYLLIFCLTISFFSCNFNHKTDPDHKLTEASPWTHLDFKDQTKDFNFAIVSDNSGGRRPGVFEDAIQKLNKLKPEFVISVGDLIDTKDFKLDSTKFDDKLIKERWLEFNNITKQLKVPFFYVAGNNDLRNSKMEAHWIKQFGSTYYHFKHKTALFIVLNSEDKPGSEYGEISEHQMNWLKTTLKENASASWTFIFLHRPMWLYENNKDWKKIEELTKNRALTVFAGHHHTYSKATANGHNYYGLATTGGASTLEFEKGQFDHISWVSVSDSIPQISNILLNGIWGDNPSSIEKK